In Phaeobacter piscinae, one genomic interval encodes:
- the yihA gene encoding ribosome biogenesis GTP-binding protein YihA/YsxC, with translation MQMPFPLAETPDEIMTEKGRKLFAGQSEFVKGVVAMSGLPPADRIEVCFAGRSNVGKSSLINALTGTKGLARASNTPGRTQEINYFTQGPELYLVDLPGYGYANAPLPVVEKWQRLLKQYLSGRQTLRRAFVLIDSRHGIKKVDDEIMTRLDSSAVTFQCVMTKADKVKDKDRAAVMEQVRSALSKHPAAYPEIVLTSSEKGDGIATLRSIIAGLE, from the coding sequence ATGCAGATGCCGTTCCCCCTGGCCGAGACGCCAGATGAAATCATGACCGAGAAGGGTCGCAAGCTGTTTGCCGGACAATCGGAATTTGTCAAAGGCGTGGTTGCGATGTCAGGCCTGCCGCCTGCCGACCGCATCGAGGTCTGCTTTGCCGGCCGCTCCAATGTGGGCAAATCCAGCCTGATCAACGCCCTCACCGGCACCAAAGGTCTGGCCCGTGCCTCCAACACGCCGGGGCGCACACAGGAAATCAACTATTTCACCCAAGGGCCAGAGCTCTATCTGGTCGACCTGCCCGGCTATGGCTATGCCAATGCGCCCCTGCCCGTGGTGGAGAAATGGCAGCGCCTGCTGAAACAATATCTCTCCGGCCGTCAGACCCTGCGTCGCGCCTTTGTGCTGATCGACAGCCGTCATGGGATCAAGAAGGTCGATGACGAGATCATGACCCGGTTGGACAGCTCTGCCGTAACCTTCCAATGCGTGATGACCAAGGCGGATAAGGTCAAGGACAAGGACCGCGCCGCGGTGATGGAACAGGTGCGCAGCGCCCTGTCCAAACACCCTGCCGCCTATCCCGAGATTGTCCTGACCTCCTCAGAGAAGGGCGACGGTATCGCCACCCTGCGGTCCATCATCGCCGGGCTGGAATGA
- a CDS encoding SixA phosphatase family protein: MTCTLILTRHAKSAWDTSAPSDHARPLNNRGRHSAAAVGTWLREIGMIPDQVISSSAQRTRETCDLMELGAPAVFIERLYHASAEILFQVLREAEHKRVLILGHNPGLAAFAHSIVRHPPDHSRFDDFPTGATLIARFDIDSWADLTWSSGKVAEFTVPRELLGA, from the coding sequence ATGACCTGCACGCTGATCCTGACCCGCCACGCCAAATCCGCCTGGGATACCTCCGCCCCCAGCGACCACGCCCGCCCGCTGAACAACCGTGGCCGCCATTCCGCCGCGGCCGTCGGCACCTGGTTGCGCGAAATCGGGATGATCCCGGATCAAGTGATCTCCTCCTCGGCGCAGCGCACCCGCGAGACCTGTGATCTGATGGAGCTTGGTGCGCCTGCGGTTTTCATCGAACGGCTCTATCATGCCAGCGCGGAGATCTTGTTTCAGGTGCTGCGTGAGGCCGAACACAAGCGGGTGCTGATTCTGGGCCACAACCCCGGACTTGCCGCCTTTGCCCATTCCATCGTCCGCCACCCGCCGGATCATTCCCGGTTTGACGACTTCCCTACCGGCGCCACGCTGATCGCCCGTTTCGACATCGACAGCTGGGCCGATCTGACGTGGAGCAGCGGCAAGGTGGCAGAGTTCACTGTCCCGCGTGAATTGCTGGGCGCCTGA
- the yidC gene encoding membrane protein insertase YidC, giving the protein MDDQNKNLLLATALSFLVILGWYVFFPPPEPQPDAVVAETAPAGDVVTAPAAASPAAGSEGAAVTAEADAVADAPRLTIDTPRVSGTISLLGGRLDDLSLKDYRVSLEEDAAIVKMLSPAGDPNAYYALYGWAPGAGLGPDDVPGANTLWQAEGDATLTPDSPVTLTWDNGKGLTFNRTIAVDQDYLFTITQSVTNASGNTVALAPYGTLARHGEPQDLKNFFILHEGVIGMADGTLAEIDYDDMTDFEVDARSGARAEVTQVETNGWIGFTDHYWMSTLVPEPGQAFRSIAKFDERREIYQTDIVLPTVTVADGDTSEATTMLFAGAKEWATIRGYQKDGIEGFLDSIDWGWFFFLTKPIFAVLHWLNALIGNMGWAIIGLTVLIKLLVFPLAYKSYASMAKMKELQPRMEEIKEKAGDDRQKLQQEMMALYKKEKVNPAAGCLPILIQIPIFFSLYKVIFVTLELRHAPFFGPFQDLSAPDPTSIMNLFGLLPFAAPVEGTLMATIFIGILPILLGISMWLQQKLNPAPTDPTQQMIFAWMPWVFMFMLGGFASGLVVYWIANNTITFTQQYLIMRSHGYKPDVFGNIKSGFKKTPKAEKK; this is encoded by the coding sequence ATGGACGATCAGAACAAAAACCTTCTTCTCGCAACCGCGCTTAGCTTCCTGGTGATTCTGGGGTGGTATGTCTTTTTCCCACCGCCGGAACCGCAGCCGGACGCTGTTGTGGCCGAGACTGCGCCTGCGGGCGACGTCGTGACCGCGCCAGCCGCCGCCAGCCCCGCAGCTGGCAGCGAAGGCGCCGCTGTCACCGCTGAGGCAGACGCGGTCGCCGATGCGCCGCGTCTCACCATCGACACGCCCCGCGTCTCCGGCACCATCTCCCTGCTGGGCGGGCGTCTTGACGACCTGTCCCTCAAGGACTACCGCGTCTCGCTGGAAGAGGATGCCGCCATCGTCAAGATGCTGTCCCCCGCCGGTGATCCGAACGCCTATTACGCGCTCTATGGCTGGGCGCCGGGTGCTGGTCTTGGCCCTGATGATGTGCCCGGTGCCAACACCCTGTGGCAGGCCGAAGGTGACGCAACCCTGACGCCGGACAGCCCGGTCACCCTGACCTGGGACAATGGCAAGGGGCTGACCTTCAACCGCACCATCGCGGTTGATCAGGATTATCTCTTCACCATCACGCAATCGGTCACCAACGCCTCCGGCAACACCGTCGCGCTGGCGCCTTACGGCACGCTGGCCCGCCATGGCGAGCCGCAGGATCTGAAGAACTTCTTCATCCTGCATGAGGGCGTGATTGGCATGGCGGACGGCACCCTCGCCGAAATCGACTATGACGACATGACCGATTTCGAGGTGGACGCCCGCAGCGGTGCCCGCGCCGAGGTGACCCAGGTTGAAACCAATGGCTGGATCGGTTTCACCGACCACTACTGGATGTCGACCCTCGTGCCAGAGCCGGGTCAGGCCTTTCGTTCCATCGCCAAATTCGACGAGCGTCGCGAGATCTATCAGACCGATATCGTGCTGCCGACCGTCACAGTGGCGGATGGCGACACCTCTGAAGCCACCACCATGCTGTTTGCCGGCGCCAAGGAATGGGCCACCATTCGCGGCTACCAGAAAGACGGCATCGAGGGCTTCCTCGACAGCATCGACTGGGGTTGGTTCTTCTTCCTGACCAAACCGATCTTTGCGGTCCTGCACTGGCTGAACGCGCTGATCGGCAACATGGGCTGGGCGATCATCGGCCTGACCGTGCTGATCAAGCTTCTGGTCTTCCCGTTGGCGTATAAATCTTATGCCTCCATGGCGAAGATGAAAGAGCTGCAGCCGCGGATGGAGGAAATCAAGGAGAAAGCGGGCGACGACCGTCAGAAGCTCCAGCAGGAGATGATGGCGCTCTACAAGAAGGAAAAGGTCAACCCGGCCGCCGGCTGTCTGCCGATCCTGATCCAGATCCCGATCTTCTTCTCGCTCTACAAGGTGATTTTCGTTACGCTGGAGTTGCGCCACGCGCCGTTCTTTGGTCCGTTCCAGGATCTGAGCGCGCCAGATCCGACCTCGATCATGAACCTCTTCGGCCTGCTGCCCTTTGCCGCCCCGGTCGAAGGCACGCTGATGGCGACGATCTTCATCGGGATTCTGCCGATCCTTCTGGGTATCTCCATGTGGTTGCAGCAGAAACTGAACCCGGCGCCGACCGATCCGACTCAGCAGATGATCTTTGCCTGGATGCCTTGGGTCTTCATGTTCATGCTGGGCGGGTTTGCCTCGGGTCTGGTGGTTTACTGGATTGCGAACAACACCATCACCTTTACCCAGCAGTATTTGATTATGCGCAGCCACGGCTACAAACCCGATGTGTTCGGCAATATCAAATCTGGCTTCAAAAAGACGCCGAAGGCTGAAAAGAAATGA
- a CDS encoding MOSC domain-containing protein produces MSEGITHIWRHPIKSHGREPLESASLVAGQCLPGDRVWAVAHEASKADGSAWVPCANFSRVAKAPQLMAIEAVYDAAKGAVTLTHPTQDALTFNPDSAADLPRFLDWVRPLMPEDRAASARILRVPGRGMTDSDFPSISLCNWASHRAVETAIGNPLSPQRWRGNIWFDTDTAWEENDWIGRNVQIGEAVLTVRERTVRCLATTTNPETGVRDADTLKTLRESWGHQDFAVYAEVIQDGAIRVGDTVKVL; encoded by the coding sequence ATGAGCGAAGGCATAACTCATATCTGGCGGCATCCGATCAAATCACATGGTCGGGAGCCGCTGGAGAGCGCCTCTTTGGTCGCCGGGCAGTGTCTGCCCGGCGATCGCGTTTGGGCGGTTGCCCATGAGGCCTCCAAGGCTGACGGCAGCGCCTGGGTGCCCTGCGCCAACTTCAGCCGTGTGGCCAAGGCCCCACAGCTGATGGCGATTGAGGCGGTTTACGACGCGGCTAAGGGCGCGGTGACACTGACCCACCCGACGCAGGATGCGCTGACCTTCAATCCTGATAGCGCGGCTGACCTGCCCCGGTTCCTTGACTGGGTACGCCCCCTGATGCCCGAAGATCGCGCCGCCTCCGCCCGTATTCTGCGGGTGCCGGGACGGGGCATGACCGACAGCGATTTCCCGTCGATCAGCCTGTGCAACTGGGCCTCTCACCGCGCGGTGGAGACCGCCATCGGCAATCCGCTGTCCCCGCAGCGCTGGCGCGGCAACATCTGGTTCGACACAGACACCGCCTGGGAGGAAAACGACTGGATCGGCCGCAATGTCCAGATTGGCGAGGCGGTGCTGACCGTCCGCGAGCGCACCGTGCGCTGCCTTGCAACCACAACCAACCCCGAGACCGGCGTCCGCGACGCCGATACGCTGAAGACCCTGCGCGAGAGCTGGGGTCATCAGGACTTTGCTGTCTATGCAGAGGTCATCCAAGACGGCGCGATCCGCGTCGGCGATACTGTAAAGGTGCTCTGA
- a CDS encoding amino acid ABC transporter permease: protein MSDTHAQTVAFVRETQIPPAPPPGRETGVYKWMRENLFSSIPNSILTLAALALIYALLSSTLPWLLNGVWTTNSLAECREVLDGKVGACFSVLTERWNQLLYGFKYPGTEYWRPNLALVLLLVALAPVLFFDLPRKLLAFTAIYPFLAFWLIWGGSILVPIVALLGFVAAGFVFQKFGKGSFALGFFGAIVAAIVVWNVGGFLIPEGASDNAMLSAVPSRDLGGFMLNMMLGVTCVSLSVPLGIALALGRQSNMPLIKWICVVFIEFVRGVPLITLLFVASVMLSYFFPPDATVDLFLRVVIMITLFSAAYIAEVIRGGLAALPKGQYEAADSLGLDYPQAMRLIILPQALKISIPGIVNVAVGLFKDTTLVSVISMFDLVGMIRGPILASTEWNGVYWELLGFAAFLFFIVCYGISQYSQWLERRLATDHH, encoded by the coding sequence ATGAGCGATACACACGCACAAACTGTCGCCTTTGTCCGCGAAACCCAGATCCCACCGGCGCCGCCGCCGGGCCGCGAGACCGGGGTCTATAAATGGATGCGCGAGAACCTGTTCTCCAGCATCCCCAATTCGATCCTGACCCTGGCGGCGCTGGCGCTGATCTATGCTCTGCTGAGCAGCACCCTGCCGTGGTTGCTGAATGGCGTCTGGACCACCAACTCTCTCGCGGAATGTCGTGAGGTTCTGGATGGCAAGGTTGGCGCCTGCTTCTCAGTTCTCACTGAGCGTTGGAACCAGCTGCTCTATGGCTTCAAATATCCAGGCACGGAATATTGGCGCCCAAATCTTGCATTGGTGTTGTTGCTGGTCGCATTGGCACCCGTGCTGTTCTTTGATCTGCCGCGCAAGCTCCTGGCCTTCACCGCAATCTATCCTTTCCTGGCCTTCTGGTTGATCTGGGGTGGTTCCATCCTGGTGCCGATCGTTGCCCTGCTTGGCTTTGTTGCTGCCGGGTTCGTGTTTCAGAAATTCGGTAAGGGCAGCTTTGCTCTTGGGTTCTTCGGTGCGATTGTTGCGGCGATCGTGGTCTGGAATGTCGGCGGCTTTCTGATCCCGGAAGGGGCGTCTGACAACGCGATGCTGTCGGCTGTGCCCTCGCGAGATCTGGGCGGCTTCATGCTGAACATGATGCTGGGTGTCACCTGTGTGTCGCTGTCGGTGCCGCTTGGTATCGCGCTGGCACTGGGGCGTCAGTCCAACATGCCTCTGATCAAGTGGATCTGCGTCGTTTTCATCGAATTCGTGCGTGGCGTGCCGCTGATCACCCTGTTGTTCGTGGCATCTGTGATGCTGTCCTACTTCTTCCCGCCAGATGCCACCGTGGACCTGTTCCTGCGCGTGGTCATCATGATCACCCTGTTCTCTGCGGCCTATATCGCCGAAGTGATCCGGGGCGGTCTGGCCGCGCTGCCCAAGGGGCAGTATGAAGCAGCAGACAGTCTGGGGCTGGATTATCCGCAGGCGATGCGCCTGATCATTCTGCCGCAGGCCCTGAAGATCTCGATCCCCGGTATCGTGAACGTGGCCGTCGGCCTGTTCAAGGATACCACGCTGGTGTCGGTCATCTCGATGTTCGACCTGGTGGGCATGATCCGTGGCCCAATCCTCGCCTCCACTGAGTGGAACGGCGTTTATTGGGAACTCCTCGGCTTCGCCGCCTTCCTGTTCTTCATCGTCTGCTACGGCATCTCTCAATACTCACAGTGGCTCGAGCGTCGTCTCGCCACCGATCACCACTAA
- a CDS encoding amino acid ABC transporter permease, whose product MSTLTDPPKAQFQLSMLVNDTRYRSLTFQAIAALVLALAIWYLGNNLIQNLRAAGLNISYGFLGDPSGYDINQRLIEYDSQSSHARAAVVGVLNTLLVAVLACITATIFGVIAGVLRLSNNWLVSKLMAVYVEIFRNIPVLIWIIIIFTVMTAVMPGPREFRGDNATSSMLFDLFAFTNRGVYIPMPWFESGFFASGALNWLVIIAVLVGSFLVMRRVETNATKTQEKTGVRPNTKLIALGVWLVPLALVLFVMGLSWEVPELKGFNFKGGIKIGGPLIALWFALSIYTGAFIAENVRAGIQAINKGQTEAAAALGLRPGRIMNLVVLPQALRVIIPPLISNFLNITKNSSLAIAVGYADITATLGGITLNQTGRAIECVLLLMLFYLTASLLISMVMNVYNASVKLKER is encoded by the coding sequence ATGTCAACTCTCACTGACCCTCCAAAGGCACAGTTTCAGCTGTCCATGTTGGTCAACGATACCCGCTATCGTTCGTTGACCTTCCAGGCGATTGCTGCACTGGTTCTGGCCTTGGCCATCTGGTATCTGGGGAACAACCTTATTCAGAACCTGCGGGCCGCGGGTCTGAATATTTCATACGGGTTCCTTGGGGATCCATCCGGTTACGACATCAACCAGCGTCTGATCGAATACGACAGCCAGTCCAGCCACGCGCGTGCGGCGGTTGTTGGTGTTCTGAACACGCTGCTGGTGGCCGTTCTTGCCTGTATCACCGCCACCATCTTTGGTGTGATTGCGGGTGTTCTGCGCCTGTCGAACAACTGGCTCGTCTCCAAATTGATGGCCGTTTATGTGGAAATCTTCCGCAATATTCCGGTTCTGATCTGGATCATCATCATTTTCACCGTCATGACCGCCGTGATGCCGGGGCCTCGGGAATTCCGGGGTGACAACGCCACGTCGAGCATGCTGTTTGACCTCTTCGCCTTTACCAACCGTGGTGTCTACATCCCGATGCCCTGGTTCGAGAGCGGTTTCTTCGCCTCGGGTGCGTTGAACTGGCTGGTGATCATCGCAGTGTTGGTCGGGTCCTTCCTTGTGATGCGCAGGGTCGAGACCAACGCGACCAAAACGCAGGAAAAGACCGGCGTACGTCCCAACACCAAGCTGATTGCCTTGGGCGTCTGGCTGGTGCCACTGGCGCTGGTCCTGTTTGTCATGGGCCTGTCCTGGGAAGTGCCTGAGCTGAAAGGCTTCAACTTCAAGGGCGGTATCAAGATCGGTGGGCCGCTGATTGCCCTGTGGTTTGCCCTGTCGATCTACACCGGTGCCTTCATCGCGGAAAACGTGCGTGCGGGTATTCAGGCGATCAACAAGGGTCAGACTGAGGCTGCCGCAGCACTGGGTCTGCGTCCGGGCCGGATCATGAACCTCGTGGTGCTGCCGCAGGCGCTGCGCGTCATTATTCCGCCGCTGATCTCCAACTTCCTCAACATCACCAAGAACTCCTCGCTGGCGATTGCTGTGGGCTATGCCGACATCACCGCGACCCTGGGCGGCATTACGCTGAACCAGACCGGCCGCGCCATCGAATGCGTGCTGCTGCTGATGTTGTTCTATCTCACCGCGTCGCTGCTCATCTCCATGGTGATGAACGTCTACAACGCATCTGTGAAACTGAAGGAGCGCTGA
- a CDS encoding DUF411 domain-containing protein — protein MNRRSFLLTATATLPLATGAWAVTDATPMIEVMKSPSCGCCTGWVDHLRTSGFQTDVRNVSDDQLWQMKSRLGITDALASCHTAIIAGYVIEGHVPAQDISRLLAERPGARGLSVPGMPIGSPGMEISDDIEPFATLLIREDGTSEIFAHHS, from the coding sequence ATGAACCGCCGATCCTTTCTGCTCACCGCGACCGCCACGCTACCCCTCGCTACAGGCGCATGGGCCGTCACAGACGCCACCCCGATGATAGAGGTGATGAAGTCCCCAAGCTGCGGCTGTTGCACCGGTTGGGTGGACCACCTCCGCACCTCAGGCTTCCAGACAGATGTCCGGAATGTCAGCGACGATCAGCTCTGGCAGATGAAATCCCGGCTTGGCATCACCGATGCGCTGGCCTCCTGCCACACTGCAATAATCGCGGGCTATGTGATCGAAGGCCATGTGCCCGCACAAGATATTAGCCGCCTTCTCGCCGAACGCCCGGGTGCCCGCGGTCTCAGCGTGCCCGGCATGCCGATCGGCTCTCCCGGCATGGAGATCAGCGACGACATCGAACCCTTCGCGACGCTGCTGATCCGCGAGGATGGCACCAGCGAAATCTTCGCACACCACAGCTAG
- a CDS encoding ferredoxin yields MDLAAAPVADPVETTQGYARLQNAAERLGLDIYGGFHPSPADMSRFPGASLPVDAAPGLPHGTLILLGTAQSFWTHFRGSPEAQDGAADPVDRWSRRVITALAETWQATPAFPFTGPPYAPFVDWALTTGRCFTSPSQMLVHDRYGMMISFRSALYFTTPLDLPPAPRAQTPCLSCDARPCLTTCPVAALNDGGPYDLAACHDHLDSPAGAPCLSDGCLARRACPLSAGADRLPAQSAHHMRYFHIK; encoded by the coding sequence ATGGATTTAGCAGCGGCACCTGTCGCTGACCCTGTTGAGACCACCCAAGGTTACGCCCGGCTGCAAAACGCCGCCGAAAGGCTTGGGTTGGATATCTACGGCGGCTTTCATCCCTCACCTGCAGACATGTCCCGCTTCCCCGGCGCTTCCTTGCCCGTGGATGCCGCCCCCGGCCTCCCCCATGGCACGCTGATCCTGCTGGGCACGGCGCAGTCCTTCTGGACACACTTTCGCGGCAGCCCAGAGGCGCAGGACGGCGCTGCCGACCCGGTTGACCGCTGGTCGCGCCGCGTCATCACCGCATTGGCAGAAACATGGCAGGCCACACCGGCCTTCCCCTTCACAGGCCCGCCCTATGCGCCGTTTGTGGACTGGGCGCTGACAACGGGCCGCTGTTTCACATCCCCGTCGCAAATGCTGGTGCATGATCGCTACGGTATGATGATTTCCTTTCGCAGTGCGCTTTATTTCACCACTCCTCTGGACCTGCCACCTGCACCACGGGCCCAGACGCCCTGCCTCAGCTGCGATGCCCGCCCCTGCCTGACCACCTGCCCGGTGGCCGCCCTGAACGATGGTGGCCCCTATGATCTGGCAGCCTGCCATGACCATCTAGACAGCCCCGCAGGTGCGCCCTGCCTGTCCGATGGCTGCCTCGCCCGCCGCGCCTGCCCATTGAGCGCAGGCGCTGACCGTCTCCCGGCGCAATCCGCCCATCACATGAGGTATTTTCACATAAAATGA
- the argB gene encoding acetylglutamate kinase has product MKKQDMNRDWIATAETLSSALPYLQRYDGAIVVIKLGGHAMGSDEAMETFARDIVLLRQVGVNPVIVHGGGPMINAMLEKLQIKSDFVNGKRVTDAATMDVVEMVLSGVVNKRIVQAINRQGGAGVGLSGKDANLITCTQADPDLGFVGTPSQMDPSVLHHLFEQDMIPVIAPIGAGPNGETFNINGDTAAGAIASALKADRLLLLTDVSGVKNGAGEVVTELKAADVEAMTRDGVIIGGMIPKTETALSAVRSGVRACTIVDGRVPNAVLLELFTDHGAGSMIRP; this is encoded by the coding sequence ATGAAGAAACAAGACATGAACCGCGATTGGATTGCTACAGCCGAGACCCTCTCAAGCGCCCTGCCTTATCTGCAGCGCTATGACGGTGCCATCGTCGTGATCAAACTGGGTGGCCACGCCATGGGCAGCGACGAGGCGATGGAAACCTTTGCCCGCGACATCGTGCTGTTGCGGCAGGTCGGGGTGAATCCGGTTATCGTTCATGGCGGCGGCCCGATGATCAATGCCATGCTGGAAAAACTGCAGATCAAATCCGATTTCGTGAACGGCAAGCGGGTCACCGATGCTGCCACCATGGATGTGGTCGAAATGGTGCTGTCCGGCGTGGTGAACAAACGCATCGTGCAGGCGATCAACCGTCAAGGCGGCGCCGGTGTTGGCCTTTCGGGCAAGGATGCAAATCTCATCACCTGCACCCAGGCGGACCCGGATCTCGGCTTTGTCGGGACCCCGTCGCAGATGGACCCCTCCGTGCTCCACCACCTGTTTGAACAGGACATGATCCCGGTCATTGCCCCCATTGGCGCAGGCCCCAATGGCGAGACCTTCAACATCAATGGCGACACCGCCGCTGGGGCCATTGCCTCCGCGTTGAAGGCCGACCGGCTGCTGCTGCTCACTGATGTCTCCGGCGTCAAGAACGGCGCAGGTGAGGTGGTTACAGAGTTGAAAGCCGCCGACGTCGAGGCGATGACCCGCGACGGTGTGATCATCGGCGGCATGATCCCGAAAACCGAAACCGCACTGTCGGCCGTCCGCAGCGGTGTGCGGGCCTGTACCATCGTCGACGGACGGGTGCCCAACGCGGTGCTGCTGGAGCTGTTCACCGACCACGGGGCCGGGTCGATGATCCGCCCCTGA
- a CDS encoding SDR family NAD(P)-dependent oxidoreductase, which translates to MRKKTLLLTGASRGIGHATVQRFNAEGWRVITCSRQPFPAECPWGGGQENHVQVDLSDPTDTINKVGEIQELLNGQLDALVNNAGVSPKGPKGERLSTLDTDLMTWGKVFHVNFFASVVLARGLKDELAAAKGSVVNVTSIAGSRVHPFAGAAYATSKAALAALTREMAHDFGPLGVRVNAIAPGEVETAILSPGTDKIVKKLPLQRLGQPEEVAAAIYYLCSDQSSYISGAEIEVNGAQHV; encoded by the coding sequence ATGCGCAAGAAGACCCTGTTGTTGACCGGTGCAAGCCGGGGCATCGGCCATGCGACGGTGCAGCGGTTCAATGCCGAAGGCTGGCGGGTGATCACCTGTTCGCGCCAGCCCTTTCCTGCCGAATGCCCCTGGGGGGGAGGGCAGGAAAACCATGTGCAGGTGGACCTCTCCGACCCGACGGACACCATCAACAAGGTGGGGGAAATACAGGAGCTACTGAACGGGCAGCTGGATGCGCTGGTCAACAATGCCGGCGTGTCGCCCAAGGGACCAAAGGGCGAGCGGCTGAGCACGCTGGACACCGACCTGATGACCTGGGGCAAGGTGTTCCACGTGAATTTCTTTGCCTCTGTGGTGCTGGCACGGGGACTGAAGGATGAGCTGGCCGCGGCCAAGGGATCTGTTGTCAATGTAACGTCGATTGCGGGCAGCCGGGTGCATCCCTTTGCCGGGGCGGCCTATGCCACATCCAAGGCGGCCCTGGCGGCGCTGACGCGCGAGATGGCCCATGATTTCGGCCCGCTGGGCGTGCGGGTCAATGCGATTGCGCCGGGAGAGGTGGAGACCGCGATTCTGTCGCCGGGCACCGACAAGATCGTGAAGAAACTGCCGCTGCAGCGTCTGGGCCAGCCGGAGGAGGTGGCCGCGGCGATCTACTATCTGTGTTCGGACCAAAGCTCTTATATCTCGGGTGCGGAGATTGAGGTGAACGGCGCCCAACACGTCTGA
- a CDS encoding amino acid ABC transporter ATP-binding protein, whose amino-acid sequence MSELMSDRAIDRSKMQVSDEVAIEINNMNKWYGSFHVLRDINLTVNQGERIVIAGPSGSGKSTLIRCLNALEEHQQGKIMVDGTELSNDLKNIDKIRSEVGMVFQHFNLFPHLTILENCTLAPIWVRKTPKKEAEERAMHFLEKVKIPDQAHKYPGMLSGGQQQRVAIARSLCMMPRIMLFDEPTSALDPEMIKEVLDTMIELAEEGMTMLCVTHEMGFARQVANRVIFMDAGQIVEQNEPEEFFNNPQSERTKLFLSQILGH is encoded by the coding sequence ATGTCTGAACTTATGTCCGACCGCGCCATCGACCGCTCCAAAATGCAGGTGAGCGACGAGGTTGCTATCGAAATCAACAATATGAACAAGTGGTATGGCTCGTTCCATGTGTTGCGCGACATCAATTTGACCGTCAATCAGGGCGAGCGGATCGTGATCGCGGGACCGTCGGGGTCCGGCAAATCCACCCTGATCCGCTGCCTCAACGCGCTGGAAGAGCACCAGCAGGGCAAGATCATGGTGGATGGCACAGAACTGTCCAACGATCTCAAGAATATCGACAAGATCCGGTCCGAGGTTGGCATGGTGTTCCAGCACTTCAACCTGTTCCCGCATCTGACGATTCTTGAGAATTGCACGCTGGCGCCGATCTGGGTGCGCAAGACGCCCAAGAAAGAAGCCGAAGAGCGGGCGATGCACTTCCTGGAAAAGGTGAAGATCCCCGACCAGGCGCATAAATATCCGGGCATGCTCTCCGGTGGCCAGCAGCAGCGTGTGGCGATTGCCCGCTCGCTGTGCATGATGCCGCGGATCATGCTGTTTGATGAACCGACGTCGGCACTGGACCCGGAGATGATCAAAGAGGTGCTCGACACTATGATCGAGCTCGCAGAAGAGGGCATGACCATGCTCTGCGTGACGCATGAGATGGGCTTTGCCCGTCAGGTGGCGAACCGCGTGATCTTCATGGATGCGGGGCAGATCGTGGAGCAGAATGAGCCGGAAGAGTTCTTCAACAACCCGCAGAGCGAGCGTACCAAGCTGTTCCTGAGCCAGATCCTCGGCCACTGA